The Cryptomeria japonica chromosome 6, Sugi_1.0, whole genome shotgun sequence genomic interval CTAGTGCCACTAAATGCCTTTCCTGATAATAGTAATGACAATGATCCTTGTCTGGATTGAGATATGATTGACAACGGCTTTCTTGATAATAATACTCGTTTACGTTAGGATACAATGAGGAGATTTTGTGCAGACTTCCTTTGCCCTTGTTGATGGGGGCCAAGAGTGCGTGCAAAGCCTGGAACACAGTAAGAGCAGCCAGCACTTTCAATCTTAAGGAAGAGACTAACCATTTTGTGATGCAGCAGGGCTACCATGGAATCATCTTCTTTTTGGCCATTCTCAATCAGTGGTTTCAAATCCTTTACCTTGGAATAAGAGCAAATGGGAGTGCAACAAGTTGTATAACCCACGAACCAACAAGCTTTACCTTTGCTGCAGCAGATCATATTGCGTAAGAAtagaacaaaaaaaagaaagaaaatctaaaTATTTTGCTTGTGGGTTCATGATGAGTTTGGTCAGGTTGCTTTGGATTTTGCTTGGATTTGTCTGTGATGAACATACAATGCTTCTGCAGACCCCCTATTAGTTCACACGTAGATTCACCTGGATCCTGAATGGGGTTCAAACCAGATCTGAATCCAGGGCTCCAGGCCGAAGGATTGGTAACTTAGATAAAAGTGAAAATATAATTGCTCACTAACTTAATTCTGCTAATACGGCATTCCTTATATTAAGTGAAGAGTAGTCCTTTCTAGATTATGATCATGCTTGTTATTTGGATGCACGAAGCCTAATGTCACCAAATTTATCTGTATTGAACTACATGCCATCACAAGAATGCTGCatttttcttgtcatatttcagTATGCTTTGTAATACATTTCATGGAGTATGGCTATATTTGTAATTTTGAATGCAATTTGAGAGGTTTTCAGGATTTAAGGTATGGACTGAAGCTATGTTCATTATTTGACTTTTTTCAATGTTATGTTGCAGGGAATATGTTATCATTTGTAGTAGGCTTACAACAAGCCTTTGAAGTATCCTTGGCAGATGTCTCACAAACACAGCTTCAGGGAAAGAATGATGTTGTCCTAGAATTCCATGTGGACGATACTACTGGAGCTATTGAGGTAAGAAAGATTTGTTGGCATGCAATGAATTAAGAATAAGTCCATTTTGTAAAGAATATTATACAAGGTGCTTGACAAAAGCCAAATATATTGCAGAGGATCTTTAAGTTTTTGTTCTTAAGTTTGTCTTTTATTTTTCTAGTATTTTTTGGGTGAATTTTGTGCTTAAATAGGCCTAGCCAGTGAGAACACATAAGGGGGGCTCTTTCTCCAACTCTTCAAATGTCCACCATGGACCAACTTGAACATGAGATCTTTAATGAAACAACCAAGAGACAAACTGTTGCATCATGTTTATTTTGGGCTAGAGCTCTTAGAAGACATGTAGGTGGGCTTGATTCCTCAATATGTTTACTCTTGATTGTACTTCCTGGTTGCCCTGTAGTGAAAGATAGAGGTGGACTTGATTCCTCGATATGGTGACACTCAGTTGCACCTCAATGTGCCTTTGTGGTCAAAGATTGAGGTAGGCTTTGTTCCATGCATTACTATAAGTGTAATCCCTACCTCAAGGTGCACCTATAGCCACTACAAGGTGATCAGCTTACAAGAAGGATTTGAACCTAGGTATATGATGTAAAACTTCTCATTCCCCATCACCAGAACCAGCAAAATCATGGGATAGAGCTCATAAAAGACATGGCGATGGGCATGGTATCTTAATATGGTTACACTTGACTGTACTCCAAGCTGCCCTCATGGTGAAACATGGGGGTGGACTTTGCTCCATGGATTGCTATGAACGCGATCTCTAACTCTAGGTGTCCCCATGGTCACTTCAAATTGCTTTATTTGTGAGACTTAAAGCTGGTTTTGTTTTGTGGAACTTCTTGTTTCCCACTATTATATCCAAACCTGTTGGTAACCATTTTTTTTAAGATACAAACTAATATAAATTGCCAATAACCAAAAAGTTATATATGGATACGTCTATATTATAGACTGTTATTTCTCAAAAATTTACAAATGCTAATATCAACTGACATAAGGATTGGTATTGAAAATACTTATAGGTGCCTTTGCTATGAATGTAAATAGTTTGCTTGAAAACTGTGATACCAGGTTTTGCAGGTATACCTGTTGAACCTGAATTGTTCTGGCCTGTGGTCAGATCCTACGATGGACCTGGCTTGGGTCTAGGTGGGGTATGTCCTATACTTCAACCTTTGGCTTGGGTACATCTGAGACATATCTTGACTGGATGGCCACACACAGGGACTCTCCCAGGTTAAACATGGAAGGATGCTAAGATACAGCAGGGAATTTAAAATGGAATTCGTCAtattaaaaacaaagaaaaatatttaaaagtcTTAACAAACCCTAGCTAATTTTAAAATTGCAATTTTTGAAGAATTTGGAACTTGGTTAAAAACTGATAAGATTTTGAAAAGTGTTACGCATCATTTAAGGCTCCCGTGgtttcaaaggccttaatttgGAGTTGGTGGTGGGCTTCCTTTCCTTGACTCTGCTTTGATCCCTGTGAAATTGCCCCTTGATATCTGATTTTGTTTAGAAAACACCTTTTTTATGTTTCCAATGCCCATTTCTTGACTTATTCTCAAATTAAATCCCGAGTAATTGAATTCATTTCATACTATTGGTTTGCCAAGTCAATCACAAGTCTGAATAATGCTACTATGATAAAAACCATTTGACTTATATCTTTAACTTTTATGATCTTGACAAGTAAGATTACATATCAATCATCACCTGTCTCCTCAATTCTGTATTCAATTTTGTATATTTTGTAAAGGAAAATATATCCAATAGTAATTGTATCACAGAGGAAACTGTTTGTCATATTGAAAAAGCTATATATTTCTTATATTCATTGTATAGAAGAGAAAACTATGTGTGTTTATTTTCAAGAAACTCTTGTAGGCTTAGTGCTGCCTCGCTCATTGCATCTCTGTATTTAAATTGAGAGATTTTCATTGATGCTATATATTAAGGATTGTCAAATAATTTGGGATGTTTTAACCTAGTATATAATCATTGGGTGCTGGAGATCATATATACATTATCATTGATGAATGCAACACTCCTTTGTTTTCTGAAGACTTGCATACTATTGGTATGGGAGCTTAATTtgccatttcttcataatcttcattctTGAGCTCTAATTCTTATGTATATCTTCGTTCTTGCCAAAGTTGACAGAGAGAAGCATTAACTCCATTGTATCTAACCAGAGGAGTTAGATGTATCATGTGATGATGTTAGGGGCTGTAGAATTTATAAGCCATAGAAATCAATGATGTTTGGGGAAGTTTGCATGAATATGCATGTTTGGTGAACTCCATTTGGGGCTGTACAATTTTGAACCATAGAAATTAATGATGTATGGGAGTGCTTGCATAGATATGCATGCACAGTGAACCACATTAAGGAGGGCATTAGACCAATtctttatctttaatcatggatcAACAATAAAAATGTTTCTTAGAATGCTCAACAGAGCATTCTGTTGCATAAAATATGGAGAATGGATTTGTAGCAGATCTGCAGTTGTCTGGGTTTCTTAACAGATATGCAATATGAGATGAATTACTGAAAATTTGATATAAATTGTATAGGAACTTGcatttatttttttggattatttgtaGACTGGCAGTTGTGTGTTTGATTAACTAATTGATTGATTCTGACATCATAGGTGgtgcttttattttttatttttgtttatcttGAATTAGATACATAATATTCAATTTGTTGCTCACTCATCTGAAAAACATAGTTGGTATTCATCATTCTTACAGAAAGATTCTTTAATGGAAATGAGTTTCCACATCCCAACTACAAATACAACTTTTGCTGGAGATGAAACTCAACCCCCAGCACAAGTAAGATTTTATAACCTTCCTGTAGGCTTACATAAACATATATCTTATGTAGTCACTATTACAAATGTTTTCTTGTTTGTGGAAGCAGAATTTactgatttttggtatttgttTTAATCAGATATTTCGTGAGAAAATTATGTCTATGGCTGATGTCGGATCATCAGGTGAAGAACCAATTGCCTCATTTGAAGATGTTGCAATACTCACTCCAAGGTATCCTATTTTGGCAGGCTTTGTTTGTTATTCCCTTTGGATATGCATTTCACTGATTTGCATTTGGTTCACACTACGAACATAAATTTATTTTAGTTCATTTTTTATTTGGAATATTTGCCATTGTAAGGTATGCTAATTTTACTTTTGGTTTCTGTTTCTATGCTGGCAGGGGTCGTTACATTGTTGATCTTCATATTTCATTCTTACGACTTCAAGGCCAAGCTAATGATTTTAAGATTCAATACAGTAGTATTCTCCGCCTTTTTATTCTACCAAAGGTATGAACATTCATTGCTGGAATTATGCATAATGTTGTATTCACAATTTTCTTTAATGATTCCTTTTGCAGGTTGTTGATTTTAATATTCCTTCTTTTGTTTCTGATTTGTAGTCAAATCAACCCCATACATTTGTTGTCATATCTTTGGATCCACCAATCCGTAAGGGTCAAACTTTTTATCCACATATTGTTTTGCAGGTATGAGGAATCATTTTGAAGTTTCTGCAGTTTTTGAATCTCGTATTGTTTAATGTGATTATAAATGTCTAGTTTCAACTAgtcattatcatttgtacttattGCCCTTTGTTCTCATCTCAGTTTGCTACAGAAGAAGTAGCTGAATGTGCACTTTCAATAAGTGATGAGTTGCTAAGTTCAAAGTACAAAGACAAGCTTGAGCCTTCTTATAAGGTATCTTTTTCTGATATAAATGGGTAAATTAAGTGGCTTTTAACGAAGTTTAACAAGGAAATAGAATCTGGTTGTAACACACCCTTATCTATGTGAGTGCTATGTTTGCATTTTAAGATATCTGTAGATATTGTaagtttatttgatttttaaattgtttttttgccAATGTCATATTCCTTCAATACTATTATTCCATGGGTTGGGAGAATGTCAAGatttggtaggtctatttttcaATACTATTTGCAGGACACAGAAAACCTATTATTGGTATTGTTTGATATGTTTGATTGGATCCTTTTTAAAATCTGACATGCTTGGAAAGTCCTAATCTTAGATGTTCTGGGTTTGATAAAGCCATAAATTGAGATTGGCTTGAGAATCTAAATAAGCATAAATTTTACAATTTGGTTAACTGTGATTCATAATAAAACTTAGAAGTTCTTGTGGTGTCAACTATAATACCAAAACGAATGTTTGTATTAGAACATCAAATTTCTAGTTTGGCATTAGTTACTTTTGGTACTATCAATATCATTATAACAAAGAATTTTTGTAACAGATTTTCTATTGTTATATGTTACCTTTGTTCTTCTGTCATAAACAATTTTTTCTATTGAGtggatcaagaaatggcagttCTTATGCTTGTCATCATCTTTCAACATGTTTGGTCAGGTTTTAGCTGTTGTTaatatttccttttattttgtgtTTTCCTCCATCTTATGATTCTCAGGGGCTTTCACATGAAGTATTTACACAAATTTTGCGTGGTCTATCTGGGTCCAAAGTTACACGACCTGGGAAATTCCGTAGCTGTCAAGATGGATATGCTGTGAGATCTTCTCTTAAGGCAGAAGATGGAATCTTATATCCTCTTGAAAAAGGATTTTTCTTCTTGCCCAAACCTCCAACACTTATTCTTCATGACGAGGTGAGATTTACTACCCCCGTTGGTTTATAATTAGTTGTTTTGAAACGAATCTGACTGCTAGAGATATTCTGTGTTTGTGAAATTGAAAGTTATTTCTATTTTGTGCATGTTCAACTTCATCTTCTTATTTTACCATTAACCAGTGTATTCTAACAGTATCTACTTCTAATTCGATCTCTTTGTACCCTTTTTTCAGATTGACTATCTTGAGTTTGAAAGGCATGGTGCTGGTGGTGCGAGCAGTATGTCTTCTCACTATTTTGACCTTATTATAAAGCTGAAGAGTGAGCAAGAACATCAGTTCCGCAATATTCAGAGGAATGAATATCACAATCTCTTCAATTTCATAAAGTATGTTTTGTTATATCATCATGCCTTCAATTCTAAGGAATTATGCCTCCAATGTTTTTTCCATGCTAGATGGTTGTAGATAGTGTGCTTAAATCTTTAAATTTTGTGTTAACCTATGATTGCTAATCCTCTGTGTAGCTCCAAGGGTTTGAAAATTATCAACCTAGGAGACACACAGACTACTGGTGGGGTGGCAGCTGTTCTTCAGAATTCTGATGATGAAGCTGTAGATCCACATCTTGAGCGTATTAGAAACCAACGTGATGCAGGTGCTGGGGGAGAAGATGACAGTGATGAAGAGGTATATGGCATGGCATGATGCCTTTGCACATCTGTTTTGTTGGCAAGGCAATGGATAAAGTTATGAAAGTAAAATTTGTCTTGTTTGATTGGCTATAGGATGAAGACTTTGTGGCAGAAAAGGATGATGCTGGATCACCAactgatgattcagatgaagagggATCGGATGCAAGTAAAAGTGTGGAAGAACAAGAAGTATGTTGCATGCCTCGTATTATTTAAATATGTTGCATGCCTCGTATTATTTAAATCTTCATTTTTAGCACATGACTACCATCAGACAGACATTGAACTCATTTTCTAGTTAATAGCTTATATTAGTTGCTTTATTGTGTTCACACCATATTGCTACCTATTATATgatggaaaagtgtttctttagcAATAGGCTTATCTTTTAGCTACATTAGATGCCCAAGCTCAAATGCATTGTGATATTAAATTTATGTTACATTGCAGTAAATCCTCATAGGAACACCCGTGAGAAACATGTGCCTCATAATCTTCTTTGAATGGCATTAGTGTATTCATATAATATGCACACAGAGTTTTGTTTTAGcttgtaaattttgtaattttatttggcCAAAATGAAAACAAAGATTTCTGCTTATGCATTTGGGTTGAGTGTACATG includes:
- the LOC131030246 gene encoding FACT complex subunit SSRP1 is translated as MADGHQFNNILLVGRGGTNQGQLRIHSEGIVWRKQGGGKVVEVGKTDVASLSWTRVPRGYQLGVKLKAGLNVKFAGFREQDVSNLTNYMKTTMGISPEEKHLSLSGRNWGEISLDGNMLSFVVGLQQAFEVSLADVSQTQLQGKNDVVLEFHVDDTTGAIEKDSLMEMSFHIPTTNTTFAGDETQPPAQIFREKIMSMADVGSSGEEPIASFEDVAILTPRGRYIVDLHISFLRLQGQANDFKIQYSSILRLFILPKSNQPHTFVVISLDPPIRKGQTFYPHIVLQFATEEVAECALSISDELLSSKYKDKLEPSYKGLSHEVFTQILRGLSGSKVTRPGKFRSCQDGYAVRSSLKAEDGILYPLEKGFFFLPKPPTLILHDEIDYLEFERHGAGGASSMSSHYFDLIIKLKSEQEHQFRNIQRNEYHNLFNFINSKGLKIINLGDTQTTGGVAAVLQNSDDEAVDPHLERIRNQRDAGAGGEDDSDEEDEDFVAEKDDAGSPTDDSDEEGSDASKSVEEQEKPQKKEAKKKDTVTSKSTATKKRKDDEEGGGKKKKQHRKKDPNAPKRAMSGFMFFSQVERENVRKSNPGMAFTDIGRALGDRWKKMSAEEKEPYESKAKADQKRYKEAMADYRGGAANNGADSD